A single genomic interval of Mucilaginibacter boryungensis harbors:
- a CDS encoding zinc dependent phospholipase C family protein — protein MSISNKYKLIAVFLLLFLVSPASGFSILAHEAIIDAEWDKQIKPLLLKKYPGSTEEDLKKAHSYAYGGCMLPDMGYMPFGDPLFTNLLHYVRSGEFVSTLIAESQNLNDYAFSLGVLSHYMADKYGHSLATNKSVPIFNRKLRAKFGDVVTYADDHISHTRMEFAYDVIQTARSNYATTAYHDFIGFNMSQPVVERAFVIVYGQELKSVLPNFQSSVATFRWGVRDLFPAMINNAWKTERDTILKINPKATRKNYRYRMPRRMFNKEFGSDYKRPDFKARAVAFVIKVLPKIGPLKKFKFRYPGIACEKLFLKSMDTTLAYYTRALQADPQTVVFKNIDFDTGKPTAMAEYSLADMTYDQLLLKLQDDKFAHLTYPLQQNILTYYNNIDSVKLAQAPSGNGKKIYEALDALKALNLKNGTQFKPGPAINRRSAENK, from the coding sequence TTGTCTATCTCTAATAAATATAAACTTATAGCAGTTTTCCTGCTGCTGTTTTTGGTATCTCCCGCCAGCGGCTTCTCTATTTTAGCGCACGAGGCTATTATTGATGCCGAGTGGGATAAACAAATAAAACCTTTATTATTAAAAAAATACCCCGGGTCAACTGAAGAAGATCTTAAAAAGGCCCACTCCTACGCTTATGGCGGTTGCATGCTGCCCGACATGGGTTATATGCCATTCGGCGATCCCCTTTTTACCAATCTACTGCACTATGTGCGCAGCGGCGAATTTGTTTCTACGCTTATTGCCGAATCTCAAAATTTAAATGACTATGCCTTCTCATTAGGTGTCCTGTCCCATTATATGGCCGATAAGTATGGCCACTCATTAGCCACCAACAAATCGGTGCCAATTTTTAATCGCAAACTAAGGGCAAAATTCGGCGATGTAGTCACCTATGCCGACGACCATATATCACACACCCGGATGGAATTTGCATATGATGTGATACAAACAGCCCGAAGCAATTATGCTACAACCGCATATCACGATTTTATTGGGTTCAACATGTCGCAACCCGTGGTTGAACGGGCGTTTGTGATAGTATATGGACAGGAGCTTAAATCGGTACTGCCCAATTTCCAGTCAAGTGTAGCTACATTCAGGTGGGGTGTGCGCGATCTTTTTCCGGCCATGATCAATAATGCCTGGAAAACCGAGCGCGATACCATCCTGAAGATAAACCCCAAGGCAACACGCAAAAATTATAGATACCGGATGCCCCGCCGCATGTTTAATAAAGAGTTTGGCAGCGATTATAAACGCCCTGACTTTAAAGCCCGGGCAGTAGCATTTGTGATTAAAGTTTTGCCGAAAATTGGCCCGTTAAAAAAGTTTAAATTCAGATATCCCGGAATTGCTTGTGAAAAACTCTTTTTAAAGAGCATGGATACTACCCTTGCTTATTACACCAGGGCGTTACAAGCCGATCCGCAAACTGTGGTTTTCAAAAACATCGACTTTGATACCGGTAAACCTACCGCGATGGCCGAATATAGCTTAGCTGACATGACTTATGACCAGTTACTGCTTAAGCTTCAGGATGATAAGTTTGCTCACCTAACGTATCCCTTACAGCAAAATATCTTAACTTATTATAACAATATTGATAGTGTAAAATTAGCGCAGGCCCCATCCGGCAACGGTAAAAAAATTTATGAAGCGCTTGATGCCCTAAAAGCTTTAAACCTCAAAAATGGAACTCAGTTTAAACCCGGTCCCGCTATTAACAGACGGTCAGCAGAAAACAAATAA
- a CDS encoding group III truncated hemoglobin → MEGQQEILNLDDVKQLVDGFYTKVRGDELLGPVFNARIEDRWPQHLEKMYSFWQTTLLGEHTYSGRPFPPHATLPVGHQHFVRWISLFTETVDELFTGPKAEEAKWRASKIAEMFELKVAHFQNNSGAIL, encoded by the coding sequence ATGGAAGGGCAGCAGGAGATATTAAATCTGGATGATGTGAAGCAACTGGTTGATGGTTTTTACACCAAAGTGCGCGGAGATGAATTGCTTGGCCCGGTATTCAACGCCCGGATTGAAGACCGCTGGCCGCAACACCTGGAAAAGATGTACAGCTTTTGGCAAACTACCCTGCTGGGCGAGCATACCTACAGCGGCCGCCCTTTCCCACCGCATGCTACTTTGCCTGTGGGGCACCAGCATTTTGTACGCTGGATAAGCCTGTTCACCGAAACTGTTGACGAACTATTTACCGGCCCCAAAGCCGAAGAAGCCAAGTGGCGCGCAAGCAAAATAGCCGAAATGTTTGAACTAAAAGTAGCCCACTTCCAAAATAATAGTGGTGCTATTTTATAA
- the mtgA gene encoding monofunctional biosynthetic peptidoglycan transglycosylase, translated as MNGIWKLIWRIVKLAFILFVGISLLMVLLYRFVSPPVTWLMITRGFERKADGKEWKIDKHWVDFDSIAEPMKRAAVAAEDQKFLAHYGFDFAAMEKAIDKNAHSHKLIGGSTISQQTAKNVFLWPGRSYVRKAFEAWFTMLIEVFWSKKRIMEVYLNEIEMGDGIYGIEAAAQNYYHKHASQLSKRESAAIASIFPNPLHWSPTNPDYRVRHHQYLILKNMRRLGPMDF; from the coding sequence ATGAACGGTATTTGGAAACTTATATGGCGCATTGTTAAACTTGCTTTTATCCTTTTTGTGGGAATAAGCTTGTTAATGGTTTTGCTATACCGTTTTGTTAGTCCGCCGGTTACGTGGCTGATGATTACCCGCGGCTTCGAGCGTAAGGCCGATGGCAAAGAATGGAAAATAGATAAGCACTGGGTTGATTTTGATTCCATTGCCGAGCCGATGAAGCGCGCTGCTGTTGCAGCCGAAGATCAGAAGTTTTTGGCACATTATGGGTTCGATTTTGCCGCAATGGAAAAAGCTATTGATAAGAATGCCCATAGCCACAAATTGATAGGGGGTAGTACCATATCGCAGCAGACTGCCAAGAACGTTTTCCTGTGGCCGGGACGCTCTTATGTCCGTAAAGCCTTTGAAGCCTGGTTTACGATGCTGATAGAAGTGTTTTGGAGCAAGAAACGCATTATGGAGGTATACCTGAACGAGATTGAAATGGGTGATGGCATATACGGCATAGAAGCGGCTGCTCAAAATTATTACCACAAACACGCTTCGCAGCTCAGTAAGCGCGAATCAGCAGCTATAGCATCCATATTTCCTAATCCGCTGCATTGGTCGCCCACCAATCCCGATTACCGTGTGCGGCATCACCAATATCTTATTTTGAAAAATATGCGCCGGTTAGGGCCTATGGATTTTTAA
- the rplI gene encoding 50S ribosomal protein L9 encodes MEVILKQDIKNLGEKDDIVNVKPGYGRNYLIPQGFAQLATESARKVLAENIKQAQFKQEKIRKDADAIAAKLEGVKLTIGAKAGESGKIFGAINTIQVADALKKQGFEVDRRRITFETDPKFVGEYVANLNLHKEVKVQVPFEVVAE; translated from the coding sequence ATGGAAGTTATTTTAAAACAGGATATCAAAAACCTTGGTGAGAAAGACGATATCGTAAACGTAAAACCAGGTTACGGCCGCAACTATCTTATCCCACAGGGATTTGCCCAGTTAGCAACCGAATCAGCACGTAAAGTATTAGCTGAGAATATTAAACAAGCACAGTTTAAGCAAGAGAAGATCCGTAAGGATGCCGATGCTATTGCTGCTAAATTAGAAGGCGTGAAACTTACTATCGGCGCTAAAGCCGGTGAAAGCGGTAAGATCTTCGGTGCTATCAATACCATTCAGGTGGCTGATGCGTTGAAGAAACAAGGCTTTGAAGTCGACCGTCGCCGCATCACTTTTGAAACAGACCCTAAATTTGTTGGTGAATATGTTGCCAACCTTAACCTGCACAAAGAGGTTAAAGTTCAGGTGCCGTTTGAAGTGGTAGCTGAGTAA
- the rpsR gene encoding 30S ribosomal protein S18, which translates to MANEQIQYVTAPKVDDNRKKYCRFKKNGIKYIDYKDANFLLKFVNDQGKLLPRRLTGTSLKFQRKVAQAVKRSRHIGLLPYVTDSLK; encoded by the coding sequence ATGGCAAACGAACAAATTCAATACGTTACTGCTCCCAAGGTGGACGATAACCGTAAAAAATACTGCCGTTTTAAAAAGAACGGTATTAAGTATATCGATTACAAAGACGCGAACTTCCTTTTGAAATTTGTGAACGACCAGGGTAAACTTTTACCACGCCGTTTAACAGGTACTTCACTGAAGTTTCAGCGTAAAGTGGCCCAGGCGGTTAAACGCTCTCGCCATATTGGTTTATTACCGTACGTTACGGACTCACTAAAATAA
- the rpsF gene encoding 30S ribosomal protein S6, producing MQQYETVIILTPLLSEDAAKEVIAKFSKILTDNGAEIIQEDNWGLRKLAYPIQKKSTGYYHLTEYKAPGELISKLEVELKRDERVVRFLTIALDKHAVAYNEKKRSGAFNKKPAAKTEEA from the coding sequence ATGCAACAGTACGAAACCGTAATCATTCTGACCCCGTTGTTATCAGAAGATGCTGCGAAAGAGGTAATTGCCAAATTCAGCAAGATCTTGACCGATAACGGAGCCGAAATTATCCAGGAGGATAATTGGGGTCTGAGAAAACTTGCGTACCCGATTCAAAAAAAATCGACCGGGTACTATCACCTTACAGAATACAAGGCTCCGGGTGAACTGATCAGTAAACTGGAAGTGGAGCTTAAGCGTGACGAACGCGTAGTACGTTTCCTTACCATTGCGTTAGATAAGCATGCAGTAGCTTACAACGAGAAAAAACGCAGCGGTGCATTTAACAAAAAACCTGCAGCTAAAACCGAGGAGGCATAA
- a CDS encoding 3-oxoacid CoA-transferase subunit B yields MLDKQGIAKRIAREIKDGYYVNLGIGIPTLVANYIPENIDVVLQSENGLLGMGPFPFAGEEDPDTINAGKQTITILPGSAIFDSAMSFGMIRAKKVNLTILGAMEVSENGDIANWKIPGKMVKGMGGAMDLVASAENIIVAMQHVNKAGESKLLPACTLPLTGVNCVKKIVTELAVLDVLPEGGFKLLERAPGISVEEIKQATAGKLIIEGEIPEMVL; encoded by the coding sequence ATGTTAGATAAACAAGGTATAGCCAAACGTATAGCACGCGAAATTAAGGATGGATATTACGTTAACCTGGGCATTGGTATCCCTACCCTGGTGGCCAATTATATCCCCGAAAATATTGATGTGGTGTTGCAATCAGAGAACGGTTTACTGGGCATGGGCCCCTTCCCTTTTGCCGGAGAGGAGGACCCCGATACCATCAACGCGGGCAAGCAAACTATCACTATTTTGCCGGGCTCAGCCATCTTCGATTCGGCCATGAGCTTTGGGATGATCCGCGCGAAAAAGGTAAACCTTACCATTCTGGGCGCCATGGAAGTTTCAGAGAACGGCGATATAGCCAACTGGAAAATTCCGGGTAAAATGGTGAAAGGCATGGGCGGTGCCATGGACCTGGTGGCCAGCGCCGAGAACATTATTGTAGCCATGCAACATGTAAACAAAGCCGGCGAAAGCAAACTGCTCCCCGCCTGTACCCTGCCCCTCACCGGCGTAAACTGCGTTAAAAAAATTGTGACTGAACTGGCCGTTTTAGACGTATTACCCGAAGGCGGGTTTAAATTACTGGAGCGCGCGCCGGGCATCAGCGTAGAAGAGATAAAACAGGCTACCGCCGGTAAACTGATCATCGAGGGTGAGATACCGGAGATGGTGTTGTAA
- a CDS encoding type I phosphomannose isomerase catalytic subunit, with translation MSALYPLQFKTIFKDKIWGGQKIKTYLHKDFGDLPNCGETWEISGVKTDVSVVANGPLAGESLADLLEQHKDELVGKHVYDHFGNIFPLLVKFIDANDDLSIQVHPNDELAKKRHNSFGKTEMWYIIESDPGSTLIAGFNQQLDEQKYLQALNSGHIMDILNKEKANADDVFFLPAGRVHTIGKGLLLAEIQQTSDITYRIYDFDRVDDKGQKRELHTELALAALDYNVYPDYKTEYQPKKNEDVRLVKCPYFTTNVLDYTHGVSKDYSSLDSFVIYVCVAGALTVKCDGGEAHLKMGECLLIPNAINKIELVTEGGFKMLESYIE, from the coding sequence ATGTCAGCATTATATCCATTACAGTTTAAAACTATTTTTAAAGATAAGATTTGGGGCGGTCAGAAAATTAAGACCTACCTGCATAAAGATTTTGGCGATTTGCCCAACTGCGGCGAAACTTGGGAAATATCAGGCGTTAAAACCGATGTTTCGGTAGTAGCTAATGGTCCGCTGGCAGGGGAGTCGCTGGCAGATTTGCTGGAACAGCATAAAGATGAACTGGTAGGCAAGCATGTGTACGATCATTTTGGCAACATATTCCCTTTACTGGTAAAGTTTATTGATGCCAATGACGACCTATCCATTCAAGTGCACCCTAACGATGAACTGGCTAAAAAACGTCACAACTCATTTGGCAAAACCGAAATGTGGTATATCATCGAATCCGACCCGGGGTCGACACTCATCGCCGGGTTCAACCAGCAGTTAGACGAGCAGAAATACCTGCAGGCGCTAAACAGCGGCCACATTATGGATATTCTGAACAAGGAAAAAGCCAATGCCGATGATGTTTTCTTTTTACCGGCCGGCCGTGTACATACCATTGGTAAAGGCTTGCTACTGGCCGAAATACAGCAAACATCCGACATTACTTACCGTATCTATGATTTTGACCGTGTGGATGATAAAGGCCAGAAGCGCGAACTGCATACCGAACTGGCCTTAGCCGCTTTGGATTATAACGTTTACCCTGATTATAAAACCGAATACCAGCCGAAGAAAAACGAGGATGTACGCCTTGTTAAATGCCCTTACTTTACCACAAACGTACTGGACTATACCCACGGCGTTTCTAAAGACTACAGCAGCCTGGATTCATTCGTGATATACGTTTGCGTAGCCGGTGCCTTAACCGTAAAATGCGACGGGGGAGAAGCCCACCTAAAAATGGGCGAATGCCTGCTGATACCAAATGCTATTAACAAAATAGAATTGGTTACTGAAGGCGGATTTAAGATGCTGGAAAGTTATATTGAGTAA
- a CDS encoding NADP-dependent isocitrate dehydrogenase has product MSKIKVANPVVELDGDEMTRIIWQFIKDKLILPYLELDIKYYDLGVEYRDETNDQVTIDAANAIKQYGVGIKCATITPDEERVKEFGLKQMWKSPNGTIRNILDGTVFREPIVMSNVPRLVPNWTAPICIGRHAFGDQYRATDFVTKGKGKLTITFTPEDGGAEQSFEVFNFKGDGVALAMYNTDESIRGFAHACFNQALMKGWPLYLSTKNTILKKYDGRFKDIFEEIYQNEYKAKFAAAGITYEHRLIDDMVASALKWNGNFVWACKNYDGDVQSDTVAQGFGSLGLMTSTLVTPDGKTMEAEAAHGTVTRHYREHQKGNPTSTNPIASIFAWTRGLEFRGILDNNQELIDFCKTLEQVCIETVESGKMTKDLAITIKPKVEHGTDYLYTEEFLEAINENLKAKLAK; this is encoded by the coding sequence ATGTCAAAAATTAAAGTAGCAAACCCGGTAGTTGAACTGGATGGCGATGAGATGACCCGCATTATATGGCAGTTTATTAAGGATAAATTGATTTTACCTTATTTAGAACTTGACATTAAATATTATGATCTTGGGGTTGAGTATCGTGATGAAACTAACGACCAGGTGACTATTGATGCAGCTAACGCGATTAAACAATACGGTGTTGGTATAAAATGCGCCACTATTACGCCAGATGAGGAGCGTGTAAAAGAATTTGGATTGAAACAAATGTGGAAATCGCCAAACGGCACTATCCGTAATATTTTAGATGGTACCGTTTTTCGCGAACCGATTGTAATGAGCAACGTGCCACGTTTAGTTCCAAACTGGACAGCGCCTATCTGCATTGGCCGTCACGCTTTTGGCGACCAGTACCGTGCTACCGATTTTGTTACTAAAGGCAAAGGAAAGCTAACCATTACTTTTACTCCTGAAGATGGTGGTGCCGAGCAATCGTTCGAAGTATTTAACTTTAAAGGTGACGGTGTTGCTTTGGCTATGTATAATACCGACGAGTCTATCCGTGGTTTTGCACATGCTTGCTTTAATCAGGCTTTAATGAAAGGCTGGCCGTTATACCTGTCAACCAAAAATACCATCCTGAAAAAATACGATGGCCGTTTTAAAGACATTTTTGAAGAGATCTATCAAAATGAATATAAAGCCAAATTTGCTGCAGCGGGTATCACTTACGAACACCGTCTGATTGATGACATGGTGGCCTCGGCCTTAAAGTGGAATGGCAACTTTGTTTGGGCTTGTAAAAACTACGACGGCGACGTACAAAGCGACACCGTAGCACAAGGTTTTGGATCATTAGGTTTAATGACTTCAACTTTGGTTACTCCTGATGGTAAAACAATGGAAGCTGAAGCTGCCCATGGTACCGTAACCCGTCACTATCGCGAGCACCAGAAAGGCAACCCAACTTCAACCAACCCAATCGCATCAATCTTCGCATGGACTCGTGGTTTAGAATTCCGTGGTATATTAGATAACAACCAGGAATTGATTGACTTTTGCAAAACTTTAGAGCAGGTTTGTATTGAAACTGTTGAAAGCGGCAAAATGACCAAAGATTTGGCCATCACCATTAAACCCAAAGTTGAACATGGTACCGATTACCTGTACACCGAAGAGTTTTTGGAAGCGATTAACGAGAATTTGAAAGCGAAATTAGCGAAGTAA
- a CDS encoding DNA polymerase III subunit gamma/tau yields the protein MENFIVSARKYRPATFETVVGQQHITNTLKNAIKNNQLAQAFLFCGPRGVGKTTCARILAKTINCENLQPNGEACGECSSCKSFQNGNSFNIHELDAASNNSVDDIRNLIDQVRIPPQGAKYKVYIIDEVHMLSQAAFNAFLKTLEEPPHYAIFILATTEKHKILPTILSRCQIFDFNRIKVDDMAGHLASIATKENISYEDDGLHIIAQKADGGLRDALSMFDQIVSFSGGKITYSSVIDNLNILDYDYYFSITDSLLKEDTAKTLLLFDEILSKGFDGAHFITGLTAHLRNLLVGKDANTLKLLEVSEGIRTKYLQQSQATSVSFLLSAMAIANQCDLNYRLSKNQRLQVELALLKICHLPSAFNMASMPATAMSEEGQLKKKPDTPAVAPEPEQKATTLTPQAAPLNEIKIASEAIVKEVVAPIKVAPVVEAETAEKPKAFVPNANVSSISIKIPSFKDMGKQAEEEAAKDDDPYLKGTDKEDFTYDEFLKCWSDYAASIKKAGKAMTLVAIFTGDAPKMLQPYDFEVAVNNKTQENWFREEKPDLLNYLRTTLKNFDITVTTRVDEQMVSKRPYTASEKYQHMASKNPQLVELRKRFNLDLE from the coding sequence GTGGAGAATTTTATTGTTTCGGCTCGCAAATACCGCCCCGCTACTTTTGAAACCGTTGTTGGTCAGCAACATATAACCAACACCCTAAAAAACGCGATCAAAAATAATCAGCTGGCGCAGGCATTTTTATTCTGCGGGCCACGTGGGGTAGGGAAAACAACATGCGCGCGTATACTGGCCAAAACCATTAATTGCGAAAACTTGCAGCCAAATGGCGAAGCCTGTGGCGAGTGTTCATCGTGCAAGTCATTTCAAAACGGAAATTCTTTTAACATTCACGAACTTGACGCGGCCAGTAATAACTCGGTTGATGATATCCGTAACCTGATAGACCAGGTACGTATACCACCACAAGGCGCTAAGTACAAGGTGTATATTATTGATGAGGTGCACATGCTATCGCAGGCGGCGTTCAATGCCTTCCTGAAAACGCTGGAAGAACCACCGCATTATGCCATTTTTATTTTAGCCACTACCGAGAAACATAAAATACTGCCTACTATACTTTCCCGTTGCCAGATATTTGACTTTAACCGTATTAAGGTTGATGATATGGCCGGGCACCTGGCATCCATTGCTACTAAGGAAAACATCAGCTACGAAGATGACGGGCTGCACATTATTGCCCAAAAAGCAGATGGCGGCCTGCGCGACGCGCTTTCGATGTTCGACCAGATCGTTAGCTTTTCGGGCGGGAAAATTACCTATAGTTCGGTTATTGATAACCTGAACATATTGGATTACGATTACTATTTCAGCATTACCGATAGCTTACTGAAAGAGGATACGGCTAAAACACTATTGCTTTTTGACGAGATACTTTCTAAAGGTTTTGATGGCGCACATTTCATCACTGGTTTAACCGCCCACCTGCGTAACCTGCTGGTAGGGAAGGATGCCAATACCCTGAAACTACTGGAAGTAAGCGAAGGCATCAGGACTAAATACTTACAGCAATCGCAAGCCACTTCGGTGTCTTTTCTCTTATCGGCTATGGCAATCGCTAATCAGTGTGATCTGAACTATCGTCTCAGTAAAAATCAGCGCCTGCAGGTTGAATTGGCCTTGCTGAAAATATGCCATCTGCCATCGGCCTTTAACATGGCCAGCATGCCTGCAACAGCAATGTCCGAAGAAGGGCAATTAAAAAAAAAACCTGATACCCCAGCAGTAGCGCCCGAGCCTGAGCAAAAAGCAACAACCCTAACCCCGCAGGCTGCTCCCCTAAATGAAATAAAAATAGCGTCTGAAGCAATTGTAAAAGAGGTAGTTGCGCCAATAAAAGTAGCGCCAGTAGTAGAAGCCGAAACTGCCGAAAAACCCAAAGCCTTTGTACCCAATGCGAATGTAAGTTCTATATCAATCAAAATCCCGTCATTTAAGGATATGGGTAAGCAGGCCGAGGAAGAAGCGGCTAAGGACGACGACCCATACCTGAAAGGCACCGATAAAGAAGACTTTACCTATGATGAGTTTTTGAAGTGCTGGAGCGATTACGCTGCCAGTATTAAAAAAGCGGGGAAAGCCATGACGCTGGTAGCCATCTTTACCGGCGACGCGCCTAAAATGCTGCAACCTTATGATTTTGAAGTAGCCGTAAACAATAAAACACAGGAAAACTGGTTCCGCGAGGAAAAACCCGATTTGCTGAACTACCTGCGTACTACCCTTAAAAACTTTGATATTACCGTAACCACCCGGGTTGATGAGCAAATGGTAAGTAAAAGGCCATACACCGCGTCAGAGAAATACCAGCATATGGCCTCAAAAAACCCACAGTTGGTTGAATTGCGGAAGCGTTTTAATTTGGATTTGGAGTAA
- a CDS encoding VOC family protein, producing the protein MSNYKIPAQTRIGHVHLKVSDLQKSLDFYCGQLGFELMMKYGDQAAFISAGGYHHHIGLNTWYSKGALPAPEFAPGLYHTAILYPERKDLAMALKRLLDAGYPVTGASDHGVSEAIYLDDPDGNGVELYWDRPKEQWPLDEAGNLTMFTRRLDVEGLLALAV; encoded by the coding sequence ATGAGCAATTATAAGATACCAGCCCAAACCCGCATTGGTCATGTGCATTTAAAGGTTAGCGATTTGCAAAAATCCCTTGATTTTTATTGCGGCCAACTTGGTTTTGAATTAATGATGAAATATGGCGACCAGGCAGCGTTTATATCAGCAGGTGGGTATCATCATCATATTGGCCTGAATACCTGGTATAGTAAAGGCGCCCTACCGGCACCTGAATTTGCGCCAGGTCTGTACCATACGGCTATTTTATATCCTGAAAGGAAAGATTTGGCCATGGCTTTAAAGCGTTTGCTGGATGCGGGTTACCCCGTAACTGGTGCATCAGACCATGGTGTATCTGAAGCTATTTACCTGGATGACCCTGACGGGAACGGTGTTGAACTTTATTGGGACAGGCCAAAGGAGCAATGGCCGCTTGATGAAGCTGGGAACCTGACCATGTTTACCCGCCGTTTGGATGTGGAAGGACTGTTAGCTTTGGCGGTTTAA
- a CDS encoding helix-turn-helix domain-containing protein, with translation MKQPDLGKQIAALRTNRGLTQQELADNCKINIRSIQRIEAGEVVPRNYTINLLNTVLQSKLSNTVNSPNSTTKPGIPLKTAITGGIVFVINGLFVTYDLITKSLSPTLHLLTTVIHMLSCVFFIRGFYLIGQYYKNKLLTFGAILMMVLLPAINLLYILKGPVSALGELLAFILMSLSMILMGAGLLTEGLEYKGNPYGKIYKVAGINTIIISVTYLSLHVYIIYAGLIASLPANIWLVYLLYREKSNAEKPGLADDKLVLTS, from the coding sequence ATGAAACAACCAGACTTAGGCAAGCAAATTGCAGCTTTACGCACAAACCGGGGACTTACCCAGCAGGAACTGGCCGATAACTGTAAAATAAATATCCGCAGCATCCAGCGTATTGAGGCAGGCGAAGTTGTGCCACGAAACTATACGATCAATCTTTTAAATACGGTATTACAAAGCAAGCTGAGTAATACAGTTAATAGTCCAAATTCAACAACCAAACCAGGTATACCCTTAAAAACAGCAATAACAGGGGGCATAGTGTTTGTAATAAATGGATTATTTGTAACGTATGATTTGATCACCAAATCGCTCAGTCCAACGCTACATCTACTTACTACTGTTATCCATATGCTAAGCTGCGTATTTTTTATACGGGGGTTTTACCTGATAGGGCAATATTATAAAAATAAGCTATTGACTTTTGGGGCAATATTAATGATGGTGCTGTTGCCGGCCATTAATTTATTATACATTTTAAAAGGTCCTGTTTCTGCTTTGGGTGAGTTATTAGCTTTTATTTTGATGAGCTTGAGTATGATATTAATGGGAGCGGGGCTACTAACTGAAGGGTTGGAATACAAAGGCAATCCATATGGCAAAATATACAAGGTTGCAGGTATAAATACCATTATTATTTCTGTTACCTACCTTAGTTTACATGTATATATTATTTATGCTGGCTTGATTGCATCGCTGCCTGCCAATATATGGCTTGTTTACTTGCTTTATCGCGAAAAAAGTAACGCAGAGAAGCCTGGCTTAGCTGATGATAAACTTGTGTTGACCTCATGA